One segment of Chlorocebus sabaeus isolate Y175 chromosome 24, mChlSab1.0.hap1, whole genome shotgun sequence DNA contains the following:
- the DHRS1 gene encoding dehydrogenase/reductase SDR family member 1 yields the protein MAAPMKGKVCVVTGASRGIGRGIALQLCKAGATVYITGRHLDTLRVAAQEAQSLGGRCVPVVCDSSQESEVRSLFEQVDREQQGHLDVLVNNAYAGVQTILNTRNKAFWETPASMWDDINNVGLRGHYFCSVYGARLMVPAGRGLIVVISSPGSLQYMFNVPYGVGKAACDKLAADCAHELRCHGVSYVSLWPGIVQTELLKEHMAKEEVLKDPVFKQFKSIFSSAETTELSGKCVVALATDPNILSLSGKVLPSCDLARRYGLRDVDGRPVQDYLSLSSVLSHVSGVGWLASYLPSFLRVPKWIIALYTSKF from the exons ATGGCAGCTCCCATGAAGGGCAAAGTGTGTGTGGTGACTGGTGCTTCCAGGGGTATTGGCCGTGGCATTGCCTTGCAGCTCTGCAAAGCAGGTGCCACAGTTTACATCACTGGCCGCCATCTAGACACCCTTCGCGTTGCTGCTCAGGAG GCACAATCCCTCGGGGGCCGATGTGTGCCTGTGGTGTGCGATTCAAGCCAGGAGAGTGAAGTGCGAAGCCTGTTTGAGCAAGTGGATCGGGAACAGCAAGGGCATCTGGATGTGCTGGTCAACAACGCTTATGCGGGAGTCCAG ACGATCCTGAACACCAGGAATAAGGCATTCTGGGAAACCCCTGCCTCCATGTGGGATGACATCAACAACGTTGGACTCAG AGGCCACTACTTTTGCTCTGTGTATGGGGCACGGCTGATGGTACCAGCTGGCCGGGGGCTCATCGTGGTCATCTCCTCCCCTGGAAGCCTGCAGTATATGTTCAACGTCCCCTATGGTGTGGGCAAAGCTGCG TGTGACAAGCTGGCTGCTGACTGTGCCCACGAGCTGCGGTGCCATGGGGTCAGCTATGTGTCTCTGTGGCCAGGAATTGTGCAGACAGAACTGCTGAAGGAGCATATGGCAAAAGAGGAGGTCCTGAAGGATCCTGTGTTTAAGCAG TTCAAATCAATCTTCTCATCTGCAGAAACCACAGAATTGAGTGGCAAATGTGTGGTGGCTTTGGCAACAG ATCCCAATATCCTGAGCCTGAGTGGTAAGGTGCTACCATCCTGTGACCTTGCTCGACGCTATGGCCTTCGGGATGTGGACG GCCGCCCTGTCCAAGACTATTTGTCTTTGAGCTCTGTTCTCTCACACGTGTCCGGCGTGGGCTGGCTGGCCTCCTACTTGCCCTCCTTCCTCCGTGTGCCCAAGTGGATTATTGCCCTCTACACTAGCAAGTTCTAA